The Streptomyces sp. NBC_00569 genomic sequence GCGGCGAAAGGTGCGGCGGCGGCGATGTCGGGGGTGAGGGGGTATCGCGGCGTCTCTCGCGCGGGCCGGCCGCCCCGACGGCTGACGTCACCTGCTTGACCGGTGCTGAAGCTTCTGACAGGTTGCGTGTCACCAGTCAGACAAGTGACGCCATTCCTTGGTGTATCAGCGCACTTCTGGAGAGGGTTTCCCATGTCCAACGTCAAGCGTGCGAGCAAGCGGCGGATTCTCACCGGCGTCGGGGCGGCCGTGACGGCCGGTATCGCGGTCGGTGCGTTCGCACTCGTCGGCAACGCCAACGCCGACACTGATGCCGCCCGGTCGGCCGGCACCGGGCAGGCCAAGCCCACCATTCTTCTGGAGCACGGAGCCTTCGCCGACGCCTCCAGCTGGAACGGTGTGATCGCCCGTCTGCACGCCGACGGCTATCCCGTCGTCGCGGCAGCGAACCCCCTGCGCGGCCCGCACGCCGACGCCACCGCTCTGCGCAGCGTCCTCGACCACATCAAGGGCCCCAAGATCCTCGTCGGTCACTCCTATGGCGGCTCGGTGATCAGCGAGGCCGCCGCGAACGACCCCGAGGTCAAAGGGCTCGTCTACGTGGCGGCGTTCCTGCTCGCACCGGGAGAGTCGGCTCTGGGGCTGACGAACAAGTACCCCGGCTCCACCCTGCCCGGGGCCCTTGACCCGGTCTCCGTCACCAACCCCGACGGAAGCAAGGGCACCGAGCTCTACATCCAACAGGACAAGTTCGGCCACCAGTTCGCCGCGGACGTCTCCAAAACGAAGGCCGCGCTCGCCGCCGCAGGTCAGCGCCCCATCGCCCAGTCCGCGCTGGAGGAGAAGGCCACCGTCGCCGCCTGGAAGACGATCCCCAGCTGGGACATCGTCACCACGCAGGATCTGAACATCCCGGCGGCCGCGCAGCGCTTCATGGCCAAGCGCGCCCACGCCCGCACAACCGAGGTCGCGGCGTCCCACTCCGTCGCCGTCTCCCACCCCGGGATCGTCACCCGCGTCATCGAGGAAGCGGCCCACGCCGCCCGGTAGTGATCACTGGCCGCCAGTTGCCGCCAGTTTTCGAAGCGAGATCATGGCTCATGGCTCATGGCTCATGGCTCATGGCTCATGGCCCAGGGGTCTGGAATCGGGGTCGCACCGGCTGGGGGCCTTCGCGGGCGAGCTGCTGGCCGAGTGTCGGCGGGAGGCGGGGCCGGACGGCGACGGCCGGGTCGCTTGGCGCCCGCCGCCCACCAGGCCCGCCGCCGACCAGGCCCGCCGCCCACCACTACCAGGCACCAGGGGAGCTTCCCGTCGGCGGCGGAACGGGGCTTCGCCACGGTGGACGCAAGGGACCTGTGGCAGACGATCGCCGAACGAGGCGATCTCCTTGGGGTGTCCGTGGCGGAGTGGCACGGACCAGCCCCTGTCAGCCTCTCCGTACGGCCGCGATGAAGCGGCCCGCGATGTCGATACGTTCGTCGAGGGACGCGGGCGATTGCCCGAGATCGATGAAGAGCTCGTGCACGCCCGCCTCGGCAGCGGCACGCGCGTAGTCGATGTACTGGTCGAGCGTCCCGGACCGGGGAAACCGCTCTGCCTCGGCCTCGGCTTCAGTCAAGGTCGGGTTGACCCGTAGCGCCATGCGCAACCCGTCGGGGTCACGGTCCGCCGACTCCGCCTCTTCGACGATCGTCTTCCACATGCTCATGAGGTGGGGGAGCGGCATCGCCACGGGCAGCCAGCCACTGGCCCGCCGGGCGACCCGGCGCAGCCCGGCGGGGTTGAACGCGGCGAGCAGGACGGGCGGACCGGGCCGCTGCTCGGGCTTCAGCCCGACGACGGTCTCCGGAATGGTGAACAGCCTTCCCTGGTGGGCGAATTCGTCCTCGACCCAGTACGTCTCCAGGATGTCGAGCGTCTCGTCGAGGCGGGCGCCCCTGCCTTCCCAGGGAACGCCCACGGCCGCGTACTCGTCGGGCATCCAGCCGAGGCCGAACCCGACGTCAAGCCGGCCGCGGCTGAGTACGTCGAGGGTGGTCAGGGACCGGGCCAGCATCAGGGGAGGGTGCCACAGGCCGTTGAGCGTGCTGGTGCCCAGCCGGACGCGGCTGGTGTGGGCGGCGGCGAAGGCCAGACTCGTCAGCGGGTCCATGTGGTTGTCGTAGACCCGCGGCATCACCCCGTCCTGGCTCGGATAGGGCGTGCTCGGCGAGCGGGGCGCGAGCACACGGTCCCCCGTCCACAGAGAGTCGTACCCGAGGGCCTCCGCGGTGCGGCTGACGGTGATGACACCGTCCGCGTGCGCGTCGGTACCGAAGGTGGGGAGTGCCAGACCCAGGCGCATGTTCTTTCTTCCTCCGAGGGTGTCAGACGGCGGTGGTGTTGATGATGACGGGGATGTTGTTGCGTGTCGCCTTGGAGTAGGGGCAGAGCTGGTGGGCGGCGTGGGCGAGTTCGCCGGCGGTGGACTGGTCGACGCCCCCGAGTTCGACGTTGAGGACGGCGCTGAGGTTGAACTCGCCGTCCTCGCCGTGGGTGAGCGTGGCGTTGACCGTGACAGCCGTGCTCTTGAGGGCGATCTTGCGCTGGGCGGCGGCGCGGCGGACAGCGCCGAGGAAGCAGGCGCCCCAGCCCGCGGCGAAGAGCTGCTCGGGGTTGGTGGCGCCGCCGGCGCCTCCCAATTCCTTGGGAATCGCGAGCGAGACATCGAGCTCTCCGTCGCTGGAGCGGACGCGTCCCCCGTTGCGGCCCTCGCCGCTGACAGTGACGGTTCCGGTGTAGCTGACCGACATGGTGGCTGTCTCCTTGCGGGGTGTGAAAGTTCGATACATATGAGTAACCGGTTGGAACGGTGAGTAGCTTGGTCATGTCATGTACGTCTGTCAAGAGTGATCGGAAGGCAAAGTAACCGTCTTGACAGGTTACGGAGAAGGGTGCAAGCTGGTTGTCGTCCAGGCAGCACACCGGGACGTGATCGACGACTGATGAGATGGAGACAGACCATGAGCAAGCCAGTCGCGATGGACACCGACACCGCTACGGCCGCACGGCACGCGCGGTACGGCAAGCTCCCTGCGCGGATCCGCTTCGAGGACATGACCGAGGAGGTGGAGGCCGAG encodes the following:
- a CDS encoding alpha/beta fold hydrolase; the protein is MSNVKRASKRRILTGVGAAVTAGIAVGAFALVGNANADTDAARSAGTGQAKPTILLEHGAFADASSWNGVIARLHADGYPVVAAANPLRGPHADATALRSVLDHIKGPKILVGHSYGGSVISEAAANDPEVKGLVYVAAFLLAPGESALGLTNKYPGSTLPGALDPVSVTNPDGSKGTELYIQQDKFGHQFAADVSKTKAALAAAGQRPIAQSALEEKATVAAWKTIPSWDIVTTQDLNIPAAAQRFMAKRAHARTTEVAASHSVAVSHPGIVTRVIEEAAHAAR
- a CDS encoding TIGR03619 family F420-dependent LLM class oxidoreductase translates to MRLGLALPTFGTDAHADGVITVSRTAEALGYDSLWTGDRVLAPRSPSTPYPSQDGVMPRVYDNHMDPLTSLAFAAAHTSRVRLGTSTLNGLWHPPLMLARSLTTLDVLSRGRLDVGFGLGWMPDEYAAVGVPWEGRGARLDETLDILETYWVEDEFAHQGRLFTIPETVVGLKPEQRPGPPVLLAAFNPAGLRRVARRASGWLPVAMPLPHLMSMWKTIVEEAESADRDPDGLRMALRVNPTLTEAEAEAERFPRSGTLDQYIDYARAAAEAGVHELFIDLGQSPASLDERIDIAGRFIAAVRRG
- a CDS encoding organic hydroperoxide resistance protein, whose translation is MSVSYTGTVTVSGEGRNGGRVRSSDGELDVSLAIPKELGGAGGATNPEQLFAAGWGACFLGAVRRAAAQRKIALKSTAVTVNATLTHGEDGEFNLSAVLNVELGGVDQSTAGELAHAAHQLCPYSKATRNNIPVIINTTAV